TCATGATCGTCTACATCCCGATCCTCACATTGCAGGGGATTGAGGGGAAGATGTTCACCCCGATGGCGATCGCGGTGCTCTCGGCTCTTGCGGCAGCGCTGGTACTGGCCGTCACCTTTGTGCCGGCCGGAGCAAGCTGGCTCTTCCGACGAGGGTTGTCCGAGAAAGAGCCTTTCCTTGCCCGTGTCGCGCGTCGCCTCTACGACCCGGCGCTGCGCTTCGCGCTTCGCTTTCGCGCCTGGGTCATCGCAGGCGCGATCGCCGCGATGGCGCTCGGTGGCATTGTCGCGTCGACGATGGGGGCCGAGTTCATCCCCACCCTCGACGAGGGGGCCATCGCGATGCAGGCCGTTCGCCCCCCCTCCGTATCAATCGAAGAATCTGTGCAGGCCACCGGCCGCATTGAGCGTGCTCTGACTGCGGCCTTCCCCGATGAGATCGAAACGATCATCTCGCGCACCGGCCGCGCCGAGATCGCCACCGACCCCATGGGCGTGGAGATCTCCGATATTTACATCATGCTCGACCCCATCTCGGAGTGGACACGCGTTACATCCAAGACGGAGCTTGTCGCCGCGATCGAGGAAGAGCTTGAGCTACGTGTGCCCGGCCAGAACTACTCCTTCTCGCAGCCCATCGAGCTACGCACCAACGAACTTATCAGCGGCGTGCGCTCAGACATCGCGGTCAATCTCTACGGCCCTGACTTCGAGGAGCTTGAGCGCACCAGCGCCCGCGTCATGGAGGTGATCAACTCCATCGAAGGCGCCGCCGACGTGAACGTCGACCAGGTGGCCGGTCTCCCGGCGCTGCGAATCATCGTCGATCGCCAGGCGGCCGCGCGCTACGGCATCAATGCTGCCGAAGTGCTCGACGCGGTGTCTTCTATTGGCGGGCGTCAGGTGGGCGTGGTCTTTGAGGGGCAGCGGCGCTTTGCGCTGCAAGTTCGCCTCAAAGAGAGCGCTCGCGAGAACCCCGACGCCATCGAACGCATGCTCATCTCGGCCCCCGGCGGCCAACGCATTCCCCTGGGACAGGTCGCCCGGGTGATGCTCGACGAGGGCCCCGCTGTCGTCAGTCGTGAGAGCGCGCAGCGGCGCGTTACCATCCAGGTCAACGTGCGCGGGCGCGATATCGCCAGTTTTGTCAGCGAAGCGCAGGAGCGCCTGCGCGAAGAGGGCAACCTGCCCCCCGGATACTTCGTGACCTGGGGAGGGCAGTTCGAGAACCTCCAGGCCGCCACCTCTCGCCTGGCCCTCGCAGTACCCGCCGCGCTCCTGCTGATCTTCCTCCTCCTCTACACCACGTTTGGCTCCCTTCGCCCGGCGTTGATCATCTATTTGAACATCCCCATGGCGGCGGTCGGCGGGGTCCTCGCACTCTGGATACGCGGGATGCCCTTTTCGATCTCGGCTGCGGTCGGCTTTATCGCCCTCTCGGGCATCGCCGTGCTCAACGGCGTCGTGATGGTCACCTACATCCGCGATTTGCAACGCGAAGGACTCTCGTTGATGGACGCCACTGAGAAAGGTGCGCGACTTCGCCTCCGAGCCGTTCTGATGACCGCACTTACCGATGGTATCGGTTTCTTGCCCATGGCGATCTCTTCTACCGCCGGCGCAGAAGTGCAACGCCCCCTGGCCACAGTCGTGATCGGTGGCCTGGTGACGGCCACCGTGTTGACCCTGCTCGTACTCCCGGCAGTCTACAGTTTCCTCGGCGGCGACGTCCTGGATGAGGATGACGCTACGGACCACGATGACTTGGAGCGCCGAGCCACAAACACACCTCCGGCGTAAGCCTCGGTGATGAACAGGAAGTCCCATGACGGAAAAGTTGCGCCTGAAAATTCCCGTGTTGCTGCCCGAGGTCACCGATGAACGCGATCAATGCCTCACACGCATGGAGACCATGCTCGGCGACCAGGACGGCATCACCGAAGTTCATGTTGTCACCGATACCGCGCCCTCGACGTTGTGTATCCACTACGAGCCCGGCCGAATAAGCCTCCAGCGAGTTCGCGAGCTCGCGGAGGCTGCGGGTGCCCGGTTAACGAAAAAGTACGGGCATTTTCTGGCAAAAGTCTCGGAGACCTCCCATGTGGGGCGAGCGCGCAGCCGTGCTGAAAGACTCCGTAGCATCGAAGGGGTGCTGGAGGCCGAGGTCTCCGGCGCCGGTGGGCTCCGCGTCGAGTATGACCGCGATCGGGTTTCCGAGGAGGCTCTACGAGCGGCCATCGGTGAGCTCGGCCTTCATCTGAGTCACGAGTACGCCGAGCGCCGTCCTGGATCGCGACACGAACGTGCCGAGCACGTAGAGCACGACCACGGCGAAGACGCGCACCCGGAGCAAGAGTCCGAACACGCTCACCGGCACGGAAACTCGCGCGCCGAGCTCGGATTCGCCATCGCCTCGGGTGTCTTTCTTCTCATCGGATGGTTGCTCCCCAAACTCGTGGCTCTTCCTGCGGAATGGATGAACCTTCTTCCGCTCTGGGCGGCCTATGGCTTCGGGGGTTTCTTTACGGCGCGAGAAGCCTTCGAGCATATCCGAAACCGCACGTTTGAGATTGACTTCCTCATGCTCGTCGCTGCCATCGGTGCGGCGATTCTGGGCCAATGGGTTGAGGGTGGGCTGCTGCTCTTTCTGTTCAGCCTGGGCCACTCGCTGGAGCACTTCGCGATGGCCCGGGCCAGGCGCGCAATCGAGTCGCTCTCCGATCTGACGCCCCAGGACGCGACCGTGATTCGCAATGGCAGCGAACAGGTCATCTCGGTCGATGATCTTCAGGTCGGTGACCGTGTCCGCATCAAACCCAACAAACGCGTTCCGGCCGACGGCTTCGTCGTTGAGGGAGAGAGCGCAATCAATCAGGCGCCGGTCACCGGTGAGAGCGTGCCGGTGGACAAGCGACCGGTCGACGAGCCCGAACGTGCCGCAAAGCATCCCGAGAGCATCGCTCCGGAGCATCGTGTGTTTGCCGGAACCATCAATGGTGAGGGCGCGTTGACGGTTCAAGTGACCAAACGCTCCACAGACTCCGCGCTTGCCAGAGTGGTGCAAATGGTCACCGAAGCCGAGACGATGCGCTCACCCACCCAGGAGTTCACCGCAACATTTGAGCGCTACTTTGTGCCCTCGGTGCTCGCCCTTGTCGTCCTGCTACTCTTTGCGTTCATGGTGCTGGATGAGACCTTCTCCGAGAGCTTTTACCGCGCGATGGCAGTACTCGTTGCCGCAAGCCCCTGCGCGCTGGCCATCGCGACCCCCAGCGCGGTTCTCAGTAGCGTGGCTGCCGCTGGAAAGTCGGGCGTTCTCGTCAAAGGCGGCGCCCCGCTTGAGCATCTGGGACAGCTCAGCGCCATCGCCTTCGACAAAACGGGAACGCTGACCGAGGGCGAACCCCGAGTGACTTCGGTTGAGCCCTACCGTGACACAACCTCCGCGGAGTTGCTCTCCGTGGCCGTGGCCGTCGAACGGCTCAGCGACCACCCTCTGGCGGCAGCGATTGTTCGCCACGGTGAAGATAGCCCGGGTCAGGTGACGTATGAGGCTCGCGAGCTCAAGAGCGTAACCGGCCGTGGTGTCCGCGCGCGTATCCAAGACGAGTGGGTACTCGTTGGCAAGGAAGATCTCTTCGACGAGGCCGAGGGTGAGGCACTTCCCGACGATCTTCGCCAGCGCGTGCGCGAGCTCGAAACATCCGGTCAGACCACGATGATCGTGCGACGTGGCGAGCGCTACCTCGGAGCAATTGGCCTGATGGATACCCCGCGTGAGACTGCGGCGGCCATGATCACACGACTTCGGGAACTGGGAATCACCCGCATGATCATGATCTCCGGTGACAACCAGTCCGTCGCCGATGCCGTCGCCAAACACGTCGGGCTGGACGAAGCTCGAGGCGATCTGATGCCCGACGACAAAGTCAGGTTCATCAAAGATCTCGCGGAGCACGGGAAGGTCGCTATGGTTGGCGACGGTGTCAACGACGCGCCCGCGATGGCCAACGCCACCGTGGGCATCGCCATGGGCGCCGCCGGCTCAGATACCGCCCTGGAGACCGCTCAGATCGCGCTGATGGCCGACGACCTGAGCAAACTTCCCTACGCCGTGGGGCTTAGTCGAAAGACCAGTGCCATTATTCGCCAGAACTTATGGATGAGCCTGGGCATGGTGGCCTTCCTGATCCCCGCCACACTTCTGGGATTGAACATCGGACCTGCTGTCGCGTTGCATGAAGGCTCGACGGTCGTTGTCGTCTTCAATGCGCTGCGACTGTTGGCCTACCGCGATTCACATTCCTGAAACTACACGGCAATGGCCGGTGCTTCGTTTGGGCGTGAGGCTAGGCTAGAACGAAAAAGGCGCCGCTCTCGCGGCGCCTTCTGGCGTTGCACGTGGATCACACACGTCGTTCACACGACATGCATGCTCGATCTTAGTCGCGCTTGAGCTTCTTGTACTTGATGCGACTCGGGCGAAGCGCCTCGGCGCCCAGGCGCTTGCGGCGGTCGGCCTCATACTCGGAGTAGTTGCCGTTGAACCACACCACCTCACTGTCGCCCTCAAAGGCCAGAATGTGGGTGGCGATGCGGTCGAGGAACCAACGATCGTGGCTGATCACCACCGCGCAGCCCGCAAAGTCCAGCAGCGCTTCTTCCAGCGCACGCAACGTGTTCACGTCGAGGTCGTTGGAAGGCTCATCGAGCAAGAGCACGTTCGAGCCCTCTTTAAGCACCTTGGCCAGATACACGCGGTTTCGCTCCCCACCGCTGAGCACGCCGGTCTTCTTCTGCTGGTCGCTGCCGCCGAAGTTAAACCAGGAGACGTACTGGCGAGAGTTCACCGTGCGGTTGCCAAGCTCAATCACATCCTGACCGTCGCTGACCTCCTCCCACACCGACTTTTCCGGATCCAGCGGGCGGTTCTGGTCGATATAACCCAGCTTGACCGTCTCCCCGATGGTGATCGTGCCCTCATCGGGGGTCTCCTGGCCGGTGATCATCCGGAAGAGCGTCGACTTACCGGCGCCGTTAGGCCCGATGATACCCACGATGCCCCCGGGCGGCAGGTTGAAGCTCAGATCTTCATAAAGGAGCCGGTCGCCAAAGCCCTTCATGATGCCTTCGGCGCGGATCACCGTGTCGCCCAGGCGCGGCCCGGGCGGAATGGAGATCTCCAGCTCCCGCTCTTTGGTCTGCTGCTGCTCGGCGACCATCTTCTCGTAGGCACTGATACGCGCCTTGGACTTGGCCTGGCGGGCCTTCGGCGAGGAGCGAATCCACTCGAGCTCAGCGGCCAGCGCCTTCTGACGCTTCGACTCGCTCTTCTCTTCCTGGGCCAGACGCTTCTGCTTCTGCTCCAGCCACGAGGAGTAGTTGCCCTCAAAGGGGATGCCCTGGCCGCGGTCCAGCTCAAGAATCCAGCCGGCGACGTTATCCAAAAAGTAACGATCGTGGGTCACGGCGATGACCGTGCCCTCGTACTGCGCCAGGTGCTGCTCCAGCCAGCCCACCGACTCGGCGTCGAGGTGGTTGGTCGGCTCGTCGAGCAGGAGCACGTCGGGCTCCTGCAGAAGCAGCCGGCAGAGCGCCACACGACGGCGCTCCCCACCGCTGAGCACCTCGATCTTCGTATCACCCGGCGGGCAGCGCAACGCGTCCATCGCCATCTGCAGCTTGCTGTCGAGGTCCCACGCGTTGAGATGCTCGATCTTGTCTTGAAGTTTGGCCTGCTGCGCCATCAGCGCATCGAAGTCCGCATCCGGATCGGCAAACTGCGTGCTGATCGCCTCGTAGGCCTTAAGCAGGTCCACCGTCTCCTGGACGCCCTCCTCCACCACCTCGCGCACCGTGAGGTTCGGGTCGAGCTCCGGCTCCTGATGCAGGTAGCCAAAGCTCACGCCCTTATCGCGATGAATCTCACCCACGTAGTTGGGATCTTCACCGGCGATGATCTTCAAAAGCGTACTCTTACCGGAGCCGTTAAGGCCCAGCACGCCGATCTTCGCGCCGTAGAAGAACGAGAGGTAGATGTCTTTGAGAACCTGATGGTTCGGCGGGTGAATCTTGCCGACGCCGACCATCGAAAAAATGATCTTATTATCGCTCAACGTACCAACCCTGGGTTGTAGTGAAGTCGCATCAAAGCTCGGCCCGCGCCTGGGCGGACCCTCGAAGTTGGGCGGATTATGTGCGGGCTTCTCCGGGCTCGCAAGCCCCCAACGCCGCGCATCGATCGGACCGCTATTTTTTAAGGCGCGCGGCGATCTCGGCGGCGCTCATCACGCCCTCGCTCTTGACCACCCGCACCCGCTTAAGCTCTGAGGGGGAGATGTCCCAGTTCTGCAGCGTGGTCTGCAGATACGCCGCCGCGATGGCCTCCACCTCATCGGCCTCATCGATCGTATCGGCGACCTCTTTGCGCACGATGCGCCTGGCGATGTCCGGGATCTGACGCTTGGCCTCACGTCCGTCCAGATACCCCACCAGATCGTTGGCCATGCGCAGCTGCTGAATCCCGGCGATGGTCACGATCTCTTGAAACGCGATCGCCAGCGGACTCTGCGCAGCGAGCAACGCCTCGAAACGATCGCGCGCAAGCCCCAGGATCACCACATCATCCACCGCGCGCAACGTGGCCGAGCGCCGCGCGTCGCGCAGAAGCGCGAGCTGCCCCAGCAGGCTCCCCTCCTCCACCCGCGCCAGCTGGTAGATCTTCTGATTCACCGCCCGCAGCACATCCACTCGCCCCGACGCCACCACAAACGCCGCGCGCGCCGGTTCGCCCTGCAAACAGATGATCTCACCCGGAGCAAAAGCCCGCGCCACCGACACCGTTTTGAGCACCTCCAGATCCCGAGCCGAAAAGGGTTTGAGCGCGCCGACCGCCTCCAGCATCACCTCCCCCTGATGGGGGCGCCCCCGGCTCAAATCGCTCTGAAGCTGCGCCAGACTCGGCTGACGCGGCTGCGTCGGCGAGCGCTTTGTCGCCAAAAGCTCCTCAATGCGCGCGTTGGTGGCCTCCAGACGCTCGGCCACCCGGTTGGCCACCCCACGCACAACCCCCGAAAAGAGCGCCGGGGCGTTGGTATGCAGCGCGTTGAGCATCGTTCGCGAGAGCATCTTCACCCGAGAGTCCACCCGCGCCACCACCGCCGCCGAGCGGGGCGCCGGATCCAGACAGCTCATCTCCCCAAACACCTCGTGCAGCCCCAGCACGCGAACCTCCGTCTCGTGTCCCTCGCGCTGCACCCGCACGCTGAGCTCGCCAGCGGTGACCACGGCCAGATAATCCCCCGCGTCGCCCTGCTTACAGACCACCTCGCCAGCCTGCAGATCGCGAGTGCGGAAGACCGGCGCCAGCATCGCGCGTTGCTCTTCGGAGAGCCCGGCAAACACATCCGCCCGGGCCAACCACGATGTCTCCTGTGCTGCTGCCACCATGCCATACTCCTCTGCGTGCGAGTCCGTGTTACGCTTCAGGCCCATCGTAGAGCGCACTCGCCCCAACGTAAACAATTGTAACCCAAAGAGCTCCGTCCATGTCCGACACCCCGATCCTGCTCCTCGACGTGATGAGCACGCTGGTCTACGACCCCATCGCTCACGAGATCCCGGCCTTCTTCGATCTTCCGCTGCCGCGCCTCTTTGAGGTCAAACATCCCACAGCCTGGGTGGACTTTGAGCACGGAGAGCTCACCGAAGATGACTTCTATGACATCTTTTTGCCTCCGCCTTACGGACCGGTCGATGGGGAGCGCCTTAAAGCGGTGCTGCACGACGCTTACCGCTGGCTCGACGGCATCGAGGAGCTGCTCGCTGAGCTTCGCGAGGCCAACATCGCCATGCACACCCTCTCCAACTACCCGGTGTGGTACGAGGTGATCGAGTCCAGCCTCACCCTCTCGCGCTACCTGCCCTGGACCTTCGTCTCCTGCAACACCGGCGTGCGAAAGCCCCACCCCCGGGCCTACCTGGGCGCGGC
This window of the Lujinxingia vulgaris genome carries:
- a CDS encoding cyclic nucleotide-binding domain-containing protein, which encodes MVAAAQETSWLARADVFAGLSEEQRAMLAPVFRTRDLQAGEVVCKQGDAGDYLAVVTAGELSVRVQREGHETEVRVLGLHEVFGEMSCLDPAPRSAAVVARVDSRVKMLSRTMLNALHTNAPALFSGVVRGVANRVAERLEATNARIEELLATKRSPTQPRQPSLAQLQSDLSRGRPHQGEVMLEAVGALKPFSARDLEVLKTVSVARAFAPGEIICLQGEPARAAFVVASGRVDVLRAVNQKIYQLARVEEGSLLGQLALLRDARRSATLRAVDDVVILGLARDRFEALLAAQSPLAIAFQEIVTIAGIQQLRMANDLVGYLDGREAKRQIPDIARRIVRKEVADTIDEADEVEAIAAAYLQTTLQNWDISPSELKRVRVVKSEGVMSAAEIAARLKK
- a CDS encoding efflux RND transporter permease subunit, with translation MDRFVAFCIRHRFLVIFGVLLVGALGVRAAQQLPIDAVPDVTNVQVQVLTNAPSLGPVEVEHYVTVPVETVMSGLPRVEEVRSLSRFGLSAVTVVFEEGTNIYFARQMVSERLTEAREAIPEGYGSPEMGPISTGLGEIYQFEVRGDPMCPEGGPDTESCYTLMELRTILDWYVAFQLRPIPGVVEVNSFGGELKTYEVQVDPARLNALGLALGDVFEALQANNANAGGGYIVRGGEQRVIRGEGLITSLDDVGNVRVTTRRDGTAIYIKDIAEVAFAPMIRQGAVTRDGRGEVVTASVMMLMGANSGEVSNAVRERLDELALGLPPGVTIETYYDRSVLVDRTIRTVATNLIEGGILVIVVLLLMLGNLRGGLLVAAVIPISLLVTFISMRYFGVSGNLMSLGALDFGLIIDGAIVVVENVSRRLSESGAKGDEVKGEVRRATSQVIRPVLFGTAIIMIVYIPILTLQGIEGKMFTPMAIAVLSALAAALVLAVTFVPAGASWLFRRGLSEKEPFLARVARRLYDPALRFALRFRAWVIAGAIAAMALGGIVASTMGAEFIPTLDEGAIAMQAVRPPSVSIEESVQATGRIERALTAAFPDEIETIISRTGRAEIATDPMGVEISDIYIMLDPISEWTRVTSKTELVAAIEEELELRVPGQNYSFSQPIELRTNELISGVRSDIAVNLYGPDFEELERTSARVMEVINSIEGAADVNVDQVAGLPALRIIVDRQAAARYGINAAEVLDAVSSIGGRQVGVVFEGQRRFALQVRLKESARENPDAIERMLISAPGGQRIPLGQVARVMLDEGPAVVSRESAQRRVTIQVNVRGRDIASFVSEAQERLREEGNLPPGYFVTWGGQFENLQAATSRLALAVPAALLLIFLLLYTTFGSLRPALIIYLNIPMAAVGGVLALWIRGMPFSISAAVGFIALSGIAVLNGVVMVTYIRDLQREGLSLMDATEKGARLRLRAVLMTALTDGIGFLPMAISSTAGAEVQRPLATVVIGGLVTATVLTLLVLPAVYSFLGGDVLDEDDATDHDDLERRATNTPPA
- a CDS encoding HAD family hydrolase; its protein translation is MSDTPILLLDVMSTLVYDPIAHEIPAFFDLPLPRLFEVKHPTAWVDFEHGELTEDDFYDIFLPPPYGPVDGERLKAVLHDAYRWLDGIEELLAELREANIAMHTLSNYPVWYEVIESSLTLSRYLPWTFVSCNTGVRKPHPRAYLGAASTLGVDPARCIFVDDRLKNCEAARQVGMRAIVFESADQLRDELITHGVLQR
- the ettA gene encoding energy-dependent translational throttle protein EttA, whose product is MSDNKIIFSMVGVGKIHPPNHQVLKDIYLSFFYGAKIGVLGLNGSGKSTLLKIIAGEDPNYVGEIHRDKGVSFGYLHQEPELDPNLTVREVVEEGVQETVDLLKAYEAISTQFADPDADFDALMAQQAKLQDKIEHLNAWDLDSKLQMAMDALRCPPGDTKIEVLSGGERRRVALCRLLLQEPDVLLLDEPTNHLDAESVGWLEQHLAQYEGTVIAVTHDRYFLDNVAGWILELDRGQGIPFEGNYSSWLEQKQKRLAQEEKSESKRQKALAAELEWIRSSPKARQAKSKARISAYEKMVAEQQQTKERELEISIPPGPRLGDTVIRAEGIMKGFGDRLLYEDLSFNLPPGGIVGIIGPNGAGKSTLFRMITGQETPDEGTITIGETVKLGYIDQNRPLDPEKSVWEEVSDGQDVIELGNRTVNSRQYVSWFNFGGSDQQKKTGVLSGGERNRVYLAKVLKEGSNVLLLDEPSNDLDVNTLRALEEALLDFAGCAVVISHDRWFLDRIATHILAFEGDSEVVWFNGNYSEYEADRRKRLGAEALRPSRIKYKKLKRD
- a CDS encoding heavy metal translocating P-type ATPase, whose protein sequence is MTEKLRLKIPVLLPEVTDERDQCLTRMETMLGDQDGITEVHVVTDTAPSTLCIHYEPGRISLQRVRELAEAAGARLTKKYGHFLAKVSETSHVGRARSRAERLRSIEGVLEAEVSGAGGLRVEYDRDRVSEEALRAAIGELGLHLSHEYAERRPGSRHERAEHVEHDHGEDAHPEQESEHAHRHGNSRAELGFAIASGVFLLIGWLLPKLVALPAEWMNLLPLWAAYGFGGFFTAREAFEHIRNRTFEIDFLMLVAAIGAAILGQWVEGGLLLFLFSLGHSLEHFAMARARRAIESLSDLTPQDATVIRNGSEQVISVDDLQVGDRVRIKPNKRVPADGFVVEGESAINQAPVTGESVPVDKRPVDEPERAAKHPESIAPEHRVFAGTINGEGALTVQVTKRSTDSALARVVQMVTEAETMRSPTQEFTATFERYFVPSVLALVVLLLFAFMVLDETFSESFYRAMAVLVAASPCALAIATPSAVLSSVAAAGKSGVLVKGGAPLEHLGQLSAIAFDKTGTLTEGEPRVTSVEPYRDTTSAELLSVAVAVERLSDHPLAAAIVRHGEDSPGQVTYEARELKSVTGRGVRARIQDEWVLVGKEDLFDEAEGEALPDDLRQRVRELETSGQTTMIVRRGERYLGAIGLMDTPRETAAAMITRLRELGITRMIMISGDNQSVADAVAKHVGLDEARGDLMPDDKVRFIKDLAEHGKVAMVGDGVNDAPAMANATVGIAMGAAGSDTALETAQIALMADDLSKLPYAVGLSRKTSAIIRQNLWMSLGMVAFLIPATLLGLNIGPAVALHEGSTVVVVFNALRLLAYRDSHS